The window TGAAACAGGATAGCTAACCATGTCTCCCTCAGGATAAGGCCTAAGCAAACTCATGACTTCTTTTATCTCCGTATTATGGCGGTCCAGCCATTTCTGCTCATCTTGTTTTTGAAGAATGGCTGGCATTCTGTTGTGTACCTCTGCGATTAGGGAATTAGGGGAGGTCGTAATGATCGTACATGTACTTACTCTTTGCCCATGATCTGGATGGATCCATATATCATATAGGCCAGCAAAGCTAAAGACGCCCCCCTCCTTAAGCTGAAAACGGATAGGTTGCTTTTTACCATTCATAGTTTTCCATTCATAAAAGGAATCAGCCGGAATAATACACCTTCTTCGATCTACTAACTTCTTAAAGGAAGCTTTCTCCAATAAAGATTCTGCCCTAGCATTGATCATCTTCCCGGCCATGCTTTCATCCTTTGCCCAGGATGGAACGAGCCCCCATCTTAGACGTCCCAGCCGATTTTT is drawn from Ammoniphilus sp. CFH 90114 and contains these coding sequences:
- a CDS encoding SOS response-associated peptidase; amino-acid sequence: MCGRFTLTGDFGELLLRYLIEEWAAPKPKPRYNIAPMQMIMAVVNDGEKNRLGRLRWGLVPSWAKDESMAGKMINARAESLLEKASFKKLVDRRRCIIPADSFYEWKTMNGKKQPIRFQLKEGGVFSFAGLYDIWIHPDHGQRVSTCTIITTSPNSLIAEVHNRMPAILQKQDEQKWLDRHNTEIKEVMSLLRPYPEGDMVSYPVSSVVGNVRNDSPECIERVELLY